Sequence from the Lysobacter solisilvae genome:
CGAGGGCCTGCGTGCTGATGCTGACCCGGTAGGCCGGCGGGTTGTTGTAGAGCATCACCGGCAGCGCGGTGCTGGCCGCGACCATGCGGAAGTGCGCGAGCAGTTCGGCTTCGGTGGGCACGTACACCATCGCCGGCAGCACCATCAGGCCGGTGGCGCCGATGTTTTCCGCGGAGCGGGCGAAGGCCATCGCGCGTGGCGTGGTGAGTTCGGAAACGCCGGCGATGACGGGCACGCGCCCGGCGGCCACTTCCACGGCCGCGGCCAGCACCGCCTGCTTTTCGTCGGGCTCCAGCGAATTGTTCTCGCCCACCGTGCCGATGATGATCAGGCCGTGCACGCCGTCGCGTATCAGCGCGTCCTGCACTCTCTGTGTGGCATCGATATCCAGCGCGAAGTCGGGCTTGAACTGGGTGGTGGCGGCGGGGATCACTCCCTGCCAGCGGCAGGCACTCGTGGGCATGCGGTTTTTTCTCCGGGGGTTGAATATCGTAGATCGTATACGATATATATGCCGCCACCAAGGGGGCAGCCGGCCCCCGGAGCCGACCCGCGTGCACGCCAGCAGCACTCCTTCCACTGCCGTGGTGATCGGCGCCGGCATCGTCGGCCTGGCCTGTGCGTTGCGCCTGCAGCAGTGCGGGCTGACCACGACGCTGGTAGATGCCCAGACCCGCCCGCAGGGGGCCTCGTACGGCAATGCCGGGCACATCGCGATCGAGCAGGTCGAACCCCTGGCCTCCTGGTCCACGTTGCGTTCGGCGCCCCGCCGGCTTTTCGCCATGGGCGGCGCGCTGGACGTCCGCGATCCGCTGTGGGTGGCGCCGTGGGCACTGCAGATGGCGTGCGCGGCGTCCCCGCGTCGCTTCGAAGCCGGGCGCGCGGCACTGGGCGGCTTGCTGCGGCAGGCGCTGCCCGCCTGGCGCAACCTGGTGGACACCCTGGGGCGACGCGACCTGCTGCGCGCCGATGGCCATGTCGTGGTGTGGGAATCTGCCGCCAGCGCCGCCCGTGGCCGCGCGACATGGGCGCGCGCGGACATCGGCGGTGCCCGCGTGCGCGATCTGGTCCAGGCCGAACTCGACGAGCTGGCGGCCGTGCTGCGCAGCCGGCCGGCGGGCGGCGTGCATTTCGAAGGCACCGCGCAGGTCGCCGACCCCGGCCTGGCGCTCGAAGTCATGCGCGACGCGTTTGAAGCCTGCGGCGGCACGCTTCGCCAGGCGCCAGTGCGCGCGTTGTCGGTGCAGGACGGCCGTACGGGCGCGGTGCTCACCGACGGCAGCGTGCTGCAGGGCGACTGCGTCCTCGTGGCCGCGGGTGTGGGTTCGCGCGCACTGCTGGCAACTCTGGGGATACACGCTCCACTGATCGCCGAGCGCGGTTATCACCTGCAGTGGAGCGAACACAACTGGCCGCTGCGCATGCCGCCGGTGGTGTTCGAGGACCGGTCGCTGATCCTTACCCGCTTCCGCAGCGGACTGCGCGCGGCCAGCTTCGTCGAATTCGCGCGGCAGGAGACCCCGCCGGACCCGCGCAAGTGGCGGGCATTGGGTCGCCATGCGAGTGATCTGGGGCTGCCGGTCGGCGGTGAACCGCAGCCCTGGATGGGTGCGCGGCCGACCCTTCCCGACTATCTGCCCGCGATCGGTCGCAGCGCGACGGCACCGGGCCTGCTGTACGCCTGCGGCCACCAGCACCTGGGACTCACCCTGGCGCCGCTGACCGCGCACCTGGTCGCGGCGCTGGCCACAGGACGCCCGCCGCCGGTGTCGGTGCAGCCCTTCGATCTCGCCCGCTTCTCCTCGGCCCGATCCTCCTCTGCCCACTTTCCGTCACGCGCTTCTTCAGCGAGCACACGTCCATGAGTCAAGGTATCGGCGGTTCCACGGCGGAACACGAACTGGCGGCGCTGCGGCGCTGGCCGCAGCAGGCCGCGCGCATCGGCGCCGAAGAACGTGCGCATCGCCTCAAGCGCGCCCGCGCGCTGATGGCCGATGCCGGCGTGGACGCCCTGGTCATCAACGCGGGCGCCAGCCTGCGGTATTTCTCCGGCCTGCCGTGGGCGCCGACCGAGCGGCTGATCGTGCTGCTGGTCCGCCCGTCGGGTCCCCCGGTGCTGGTGTGTCCACAGTTCGAGCTGGGCTCGGTCGAAGCGGGGCTGGGCGTGCTGGCCGACGTACGCACCTGGGAGGAGCACGACAGCCCACACGCGCTGCTCGCCGACTCCCTGCGGGAAGTGGGCGCCCGCCGGATCGCGGTCGATCCGCAGATGCCCTTCTGCCATATCCAGGCGCTGCGACAGGCGGCGCCCGGCGTCGAGCTGATCGACGCCGCCCCCGTCATCGACGGCTGCCGCATGCACAAGTCACAGGCCGAACTCGCCCTGATCCGCCAGGCGATGGCGATGACGCTGGAAGTGCACCGCCGCGCCGCAGCCATCCTGCGTCCGGGCGTCAGCACCGCGAACGTGCGGCGCTTCATCGACGAGGCACACCGCGCGCTGGGCGCCGACAACGGCAGCACCTTCTGCGCGGTCCAGTTCGGCCAGGCGACCTGCTACCCGCACGGCGTCCCCGGCGAACAGCTGCTTGCACGGGGCGACCTGGTGCTGATCGATACCGGCTGCACCGTCGACGGTTACCACTCCGACATCACCCGGACCTACGTGTTCGGTGCGCCCACCGTCGAGCAGTCGGCGGTGTGGCAGCTGGAGCGCGAAGCGCAGCAGGCGGCTTTCGACGCAGTCCGCCCGGGATATCCGTGCGAAACCGTCGATGCGGCGGCGCGCACGGTACTGACACGCGCCGGCTTCGGGCCCGACTACCGCCTGCCCGGGCTGCCGCACCGCACCGGGCACGGCATCGGGCTGGCGATCCACGAGGCGGCCTACCTGGTGCGCGGTGACCGCACGCCGCTGGCGCCGGGCATGTGCTTCAGCAACGAACCGATGATCGTCGTGCCGGGCCGCTTCGGAATACGACTCGAAGACCACTTCCACGTGACCGAACGCGGCGCGCAGTGGTTCACGCCGCCATCGCCCTCGCTGGCGGCGCCGTTCGGATGACCCCATACCGCGCGGGGAGCCGCCACTGGGCCGGCACGCTCCTCAACACGATGCTCCCGGCGACATCACGCGCACATCGCCGCCAGCCATGGGCAGCACGAGCTGCCCACGCCACAGGAGAGGTGTCATGACACCGCGTTTTTCCAGGTCCAGACGTTCCAGAGGGTTCACCGCCGCCGTCGGCATTGCCGCCATGTGCGTCGCCATGCTCGGCTACGCCGCCGCCACCAGTCCCGGCGGCATGCTGCGTCCCGTCACCCAGCCCGAATCGCGTGCGCCGCACGTGGTCGCGCGTCCCGCCAGCGTCAACGCACCGGTCAACGCCCCGGTCAGCGCATCGAGGCACACGGCCTCCGCGCCCGCGTCGCCGGCCCGCGCCCGTATCGGCCGGCGTCCCAGCACCGAGAAGGAGGTGTTCGGCGCCCACTTGCAGTACCGGCCGCTCGACCCCGCCCATCGCGCACCCCTGCAGAGCCCGCTGGCGCGCAAGGTCGACAGTGGCTACGACTACGCCGCGCTCCACCGCAACGTGCTGCGCCGTCCCAGCCAGCTGAAGCGCACCAAGGCCCAGGCCATGGCGGCCTGCGACAGCAACCAGTTCGGCAGTCTCAGTGGCGCGGCGCTGGTCACGGCCGTCAAGGCGGCGGAGACATCGTGCATCAACACGCTGTTCGGCCTCACCGGCACGGCGGCGTACAACACTTTCCGCGAAGCGCAGATGGTGACGATCGCCAACGCGATGACCTCCGCGACGACCAGCTACAACGGCACCAACGCCGGCAACCTCGCCCAGCTGGTGCTGTTCCTGCGCGCGGGCTACTACGTGCAGTTCTACGACACCAGCGTGGGCAGCTACGGCACCGCGCTGCGCAACGCCATCCGTCCCGCGCTGGACGCCTTCGCGGCCAACTCGTCTTTCGGCCTGGTGAACGACACCCACGGCGAGATCCTGTCGGAGTACGTCATCCTGCTGGACAGCGCCGGCGAGAACGCGCGCTACCTGTACCTGGTCAAGCGGCTGCTCAATGCCTACAACAGCAGCTACAACACGTACTACTGGATGAAGTCGGCGGTCAACAACGCCTACACCATCCTGTGGCGCGGTCACCAGATGGACGATTTCCGCGCGGCGGTACAGGCCGACACTTCGATCGTCGATACGCTGCATACCTTCGTCAACAACAACTTCGCCCAGCTGGGCGGCGCCAACGACTATCTGGTGGCCAACGCCGGCCGTGAGATGGCGCGCTTCCTGCAATACACCGGGCCCCTGAAGAGCCTGGCGCAGCTGCGTTCGAAGAACCTGATCGATCGTTCCACGATCCCCGGTGCCACCGCCAAGCTGTGGCTGGGCGTGGGCGAGATGATCGACTACCACGACAAGGCCAACTGCGCGTACTACAACCTGTGCGACTTCGTCGCCCGCGTCGATGCGGCCGCGCTGCCGATCCGCCACACCTGCAGCCCGACGCTGAAGATCCGTGCCCAATCGATGACGAGCACCGAGCTGGCCAACACCTGCTCGATCGTCGCCGGCCAGGAGAATTACTTCCACCAGCAGGCCGCGACCAACCGCACGCCGGTGGCCCAGGACAACAACGCCGCGCTGGAGATGGTGGTCTTCGACAGCAGCAGTGACTACGGCACGTATGCCGGCACGCTCTACGGCATCGACACCAACAACGGCGGCATGTACCTCGAGGGTGACCCGGCGGTCGTCGGCAACCAGGCGCGCTTCATCGCCTACGAGGCCGAGTGGCTGCGCCCGACCTTCGAGATCTGGAACCTCACCCACGAGTACATCCATTACCTGGACGGGCGGTTCAACATGTTCGGCGACTTCCAGGCCGCGATGACCCAGAAGACCGTGTGGTGGGTCGAGGGCTTTGCCGAGTACATGTCCTACTCGTACCGCAACGTGATCTACACCGCCGCGCAGAACGAGGCCGCGGCCGGTACCTACAACCTGAGCCAGGTGTTCCAGAACGATTACAACAGCGGCACGACCCGGGTCTACCGCTGGGGCT
This genomic interval carries:
- a CDS encoding NAD(P)/FAD-dependent oxidoreductase; amino-acid sequence: MHASSTPSTAVVIGAGIVGLACALRLQQCGLTTTLVDAQTRPQGASYGNAGHIAIEQVEPLASWSTLRSAPRRLFAMGGALDVRDPLWVAPWALQMACAASPRRFEAGRAALGGLLRQALPAWRNLVDTLGRRDLLRADGHVVVWESAASAARGRATWARADIGGARVRDLVQAELDELAAVLRSRPAGGVHFEGTAQVADPGLALEVMRDAFEACGGTLRQAPVRALSVQDGRTGAVLTDGSVLQGDCVLVAAGVGSRALLATLGIHAPLIAERGYHLQWSEHNWPLRMPPVVFEDRSLILTRFRSGLRAASFVEFARQETPPDPRKWRALGRHASDLGLPVGGEPQPWMGARPTLPDYLPAIGRSATAPGLLYACGHQHLGLTLAPLTAHLVAALATGRPPPVSVQPFDLARFSSARSSSAHFPSRASSASTRP
- a CDS encoding dihydrodipicolinate synthase family protein, encoding MPTSACRWQGVIPAATTQFKPDFALDIDATQRVQDALIRDGVHGLIIIGTVGENNSLEPDEKQAVLAAAVEVAAGRVPVIAGVSELTTPRAMAFARSAENIGATGLMVLPAMVYVPTEAELLAHFRMVAASTALPVMLYNNPPAYRVSISTQALAGLVEVPNVVAVKESAPDPRRFTDLINAFGDRFALFAGLDDVALEGLLLGARGWVSGLTNAFPQESLALWDAVQRGDLARALQIYRWFMPLLHLDAGHDLVQAIKLAEAVMGRGTERVRMPRMPLTGTRYEEVRRMVERAAATRPTLVAAAAA
- a CDS encoding collagenase, translating into MLGYAAATSPGGMLRPVTQPESRAPHVVARPASVNAPVNAPVSASRHTASAPASPARARIGRRPSTEKEVFGAHLQYRPLDPAHRAPLQSPLARKVDSGYDYAALHRNVLRRPSQLKRTKAQAMAACDSNQFGSLSGAALVTAVKAAETSCINTLFGLTGTAAYNTFREAQMVTIANAMTSATTSYNGTNAGNLAQLVLFLRAGYYVQFYDTSVGSYGTALRNAIRPALDAFAANSSFGLVNDTHGEILSEYVILLDSAGENARYLYLVKRLLNAYNSSYNTYYWMKSAVNNAYTILWRGHQMDDFRAAVQADTSIVDTLHTFVNNNFAQLGGANDYLVANAGREMARFLQYTGPLKSLAQLRSKNLIDRSTIPGATAKLWLGVGEMIDYHDKANCAYYNLCDFVARVDAAALPIRHTCSPTLKIRAQSMTSTELANTCSIVAGQENYFHQQAATNRTPVAQDNNAALEMVVFDSSSDYGTYAGTLYGIDTNNGGMYLEGDPAVVGNQARFIAYEAEWLRPTFEIWNLTHEYIHYLDGRFNMFGDFQAAMTQKTVWWVEGFAEYMSYSYRNVIYTAAQNEAAAGTYNLSQVFQNDYNSGTTRVYRWGYLAVRYMFEKRRSDVSNILAYFRPGNYTGYASFMTSIATRDDAAFKAWLPCVVNPSNPGCSAANQAPKAVFGYAVSGLKANFTDGSSDPDGAIVARSWNFGDGTTSTATNPSKTWSTAGSYTVSLTVTDDKGARTTASKVVTVAFPECTATDTRVLDRNCSRSNLTAAQGSLKYFYIYVPAGTPSLRITSTGGTGNADLYVNTLGNWASPTSHNYRSTTSTNSETLVVNNPPAGYVYVSLYATTAFSGVRLSVQY
- a CDS encoding M24 family metallopeptidase; the encoded protein is MSQGIGGSTAEHELAALRRWPQQAARIGAEERAHRLKRARALMADAGVDALVINAGASLRYFSGLPWAPTERLIVLLVRPSGPPVLVCPQFELGSVEAGLGVLADVRTWEEHDSPHALLADSLREVGARRIAVDPQMPFCHIQALRQAAPGVELIDAAPVIDGCRMHKSQAELALIRQAMAMTLEVHRRAAAILRPGVSTANVRRFIDEAHRALGADNGSTFCAVQFGQATCYPHGVPGEQLLARGDLVLIDTGCTVDGYHSDITRTYVFGAPTVEQSAVWQLEREAQQAAFDAVRPGYPCETVDAAARTVLTRAGFGPDYRLPGLPHRTGHGIGLAIHEAAYLVRGDRTPLAPGMCFSNEPMIVVPGRFGIRLEDHFHVTERGAQWFTPPSPSLAAPFG